The following DNA comes from Bos indicus isolate NIAB-ARS_2022 breed Sahiwal x Tharparkar chromosome 3, NIAB-ARS_B.indTharparkar_mat_pri_1.0, whole genome shotgun sequence.
CTGGGGCCTCCTCCTTGTCTCACCAGGAGTTTCTGTCTTAAGGTTGAGCTTGGCACCTTCATGTTTCCAGGGTAGAAGGGTCTTCTGGAGAAGAATTCAGGCCTGAGGTTTCCTTGCATCATCTCAGGCCTCACGAGAGTTGGATATAGAGATTACGGTGATTGGAGTGAGCCTTGGGAGGGCCTCTTATGCCTGAGTACCCCTTTCACAGCTTTGGCCACTGGCCTGGCCCTGCGCTCCTCACCCAGGCCTCCCTAGGGAAGGAGGCAGTACAGAccactccccagcccaccccccgaGCTGGAAGCCCTTCACTGAGGAGGAGCGGCAGTCACCTGGGAGAAGGGCCAGCTAGGGCCCCCTCCCCAAGCCTCTGTCCACTGACCCAGGTCTGCGCTGTGCCCAGGAGTGTGGTGGCCCTGGAATAGGATGGGAGTTGGAGGCCTCCCCTCAGCCAGCAAGCCTGGTGCACTGGCATCGCCTTACTCCTTAAGTAGTTTCAGCTGCTTCTGAATTCTACTCCCTGGGCGAGGCTCTTTGTCTGACTTCTCCATTAGACTAAGATCCTTGAAAGCAGGCGGAGGCCAAGAAATAGGTGAGTATGGCCAGAACAGAGGACAAAAGGAAGGGCAAGTGTGAAGAGAAGAGGCTGGGAGGGTCCTTAGGGGATTTAGGCTGGGGTGTGATGTTAGACTTGTGTTTCTCAGAGTCCTTCCCTGCCCAGTGGAGAAAGGACTCAGGAGGCCAGGGCTGGAGGCTGCAAAGTGAGATTGTTGCAGTGGCTGGAACCTTGAGGCTGGTGGTGCCGGTGGAGGGAAGTTGATGAATCAAGGGGCTTGTTAGGAGGCAGAGTGATCGGTGGATGAGAGACTGGGAGTGGGCACGGGCATAGGTGGGGTCCAGGgtaatgccaggcttccctgcagcCGATCCCTGGTAGAGGTGGGTGTGTCCTTTGACACAGGGAGCACTAGAAGTGACACCTTAGGCTCTGGGCTGGATGAGATTCCCCCAGGGAGTGTGTAGAGAGCAAGGAGAAGAGGCCAGGATCTGAGGAGCAGGAGATGAAGAGGATCCAcagtgggaaggaggagaggccacaggaagagaaataaactcaGGGGAGCATGATTGAATCCAGAGGAAGAGAGTCTTAGGGAAATGGGCTGGTGACGAGGGAGACAGGAAGGACATTCTTGGGGTGGAAGGCACGGGGAGGAAGTGATTGAGTGGAGAGAAAAAATGatcccagggaaggcagaggggTTGAGGGGGCAGGGCTGCTTGTGGGGGTCACCTGGGAAAGGAAGGGGTGCTTTTACCTTCTGGTCAGAAGGATGAGATGGGGGTAGAGAAGAAATTTTtccaaccccaaactcctaatacTTCATTATTTGGGCATCTGCAGCTAAGGGGTGTGAGATAGAGGCTGTGTTTAGTCCCAGGAGTCgcgtgtgtgtggtggtggtgtggaGTGTGTTTGTATTCATTGGCAGTGTGTGTAGGTTGAAGGTGGGTGGAAAGACATTTCACACCCCCTGGGGAGTTGGAGCAGAGCGTTTTGTGAAGTTTTCCAGAGCTGTGGGGCCAGGTGGCACCCGTGACCCCTTGCTGCAGTCTTGGGAAGAGTGGTAAGGTCCATTCACGTGATTACAGCCAGCCAGAGGGGAGGAGGTCAGGGGGCTGTGGCAGGGTAACCTCAGCTGACTGTCTTTTTTTGGCTCTGGGTCATTCAGGTACTGCGCCCATAAAATTTTCTCCTTGTTATTACTCCTGCCACCACTAATGACTGCTCTTCTTAGCTGGAACTCTGTGCCAAGTGCTGTTTGGGAGCACtggagatacttttttttttcttcaatgaatTTTACTGTAATCCCATGAGATGGATGTTGTCCCAGCTTACAGAAGGGAACACAGACTCAGAAAGATGAGTTAAATTGCTCTTCAGCTCTACTGTTTATAGATGCTGGTCCCAGGAACTGAGCCCAGAACTGTCTGACCCCAGGGCCTGCCTAACTCAGAGTCCCCTGACAAAGAGCCCTGTGTGTCTGGCACGCATTAATGGCAGAGGGTTAGGACTCAGGGTGGCTTTGGTCACCTTCTCTAACTGGCCTAGAAGGGGATCTGTGTGAGGACCTTGAGGTGTACTTTGACCCAGGCATTGAGGGATACAGAGGCCCAGAGATGTTTTAGCTATTTTAGAATTTGAGGAATAATGCGTTTACTGTACTTGGAATTTCAGGGAGAGCGAGGAGTGATCCCAGGCTTCAGAACCAGACAGGACCCTGCGAGATAGGTAGCAGTGGCCAGAGACTGAGGCCATGTGGGCCTAGCTCACGAGTGGCCTCTAGTGGTCAAGGCTGGGCCTGCAGGCTGTGTCTTGGGTGCTGGGTCTCCTGGGGGAACCTGCTTGTCCCTGGGAGGCAGGGACCGTGCAGAGCAGAGTGGCTGCAGCAGGGTGTCACCAGGCAGTGAGGCCTTGTGTGCCAGAGTTGATCAGATGAGGGTACAAGGtcgtgggtgggagggagacagcAGACCAGAGTGAGAAGGCTTCCTTCTGGTCAGCCCAGAGGTCTCCAAAGCAAGCTCTGGGCTCTAGGCCTCAAGGGCAGCATGAAGCAATTATTCGACAAATGGGCCTGGAGTGGCCCTTCCCCTCTGGGAGGCACCTGTGTCTAGGAGAGGTGAGCATGCACCTAGGCTGCAGCAGGGCCTGGAGGACTTCCAAGAGTATGGGCTGCGGAAGTGAGAGCTGCTGGACCCCTCTGACCTTAGCTGGTCCCCACctctcctccctaccccatccccgAGGACCAACCgggcctctctcctctccccagggcTGCATCGTCATCCGATACACAGCCCCCTGGCACATGGTCTTCTTCTCCGAGACCCTGGGCATCCCTTCACTTCGTGTCTTGGCCCAGAAGCTGCTTGAGCTGCTCTTTGATTACGAGGTTGAGAAGGAGCCCCTGCTCTTCCACGTCTTCAGCAACGCTGGCGTCATGCTGTACCGATATGTGCTGGAGCTCCTGCAGACCCACCAGCGCTTCTGTCACCTGCGTGTGGTGGGCACCATCTTTGACAGCGGTCCCGGTGACAGCAACCTGCTGGGGGCTCTGCGGGCGCTGGCAGTCGTCCTAGAGCACCGTCCTGCCGCGCTGCGCCTGCTGCTCCTGGTGGCCTTCACCCTGGTGGCCTTCCTGTTCCACGTCCTGCTCGCGCCACTCACTGCCCTCTTCCACACGCACTTCTATGACAGGCTGCTCGACGCAGCCTCTCGCTGGCCCGAGCTCTACCTCTACTCCAGGGCCGACGAGGTGGTCCTGGCCCGGGATGTGGAGCGCATGGTGGAGGCACGCCTGGCACACCAGGTCCTGGTACGCTCCGTGGACTTCGTGTCGTCTGCACACGTCAGCCACCTCCGCGACTACCCTACTTACTACACTACCCTCTGCATCAACTTCATGCACAGCTGTGTCCACTGCTCAGGTCCTTGCCCTCCCCACCTCACTTCTGCTCCAGAAATAAATGCCTGACTCTTCCCCACAACCTACGTCCATGGGTGGGGTCCTCTACCGGTACAGCTCCCTGCAGCTCTCGGGGTCTTTGTGGTCCTCCAGGTAGAGAATTCCCATGGGCCTCTGTCCTGGGGGACCGTGTCCGTCTGTTGACCCCAGGATCCTGGGGGCAGTAGTGCCTGTGCAGGTCTCTGCAGGAGCCTTGCTGTGCTTGTGTTTGCTAAGTGCAGCAGTCAGGCTGCTGATTCCTGTGGCATTTAGACTGTGAAGGGTTAataaagctgggggtggggtgaggctgAGCCCCAACATTGATCTTTGATTCCTTGAATGGAAGGTGAGCTTTGCGGGGAGGTGTCAGAAGGTAGGggaaggctggggcaggggctgtgATCTGTGCTCCCAGGACCTGGAAGGGCAGGTAAAGCCCCGCCAAGCCCGGAGCACCATCCCCTAGGATCCCACTTGGCAGTtcactcaggcttctcattgccaggGAGTCTGAGGTGGAAGCCATATGGGGAGCTGACAGGTGGGGGGCTCTGTCCAGGATCTACTACACTTTGCCAGGAAGCCACTGGACCCAGGGAAGTTGCAAGATGTGTGTGGAGTGGGCAGACGGTGTGGGGAGCAGGAAGATAGCAGCACCAGATGGGAGCTGGGACAAGCTGAGTCAGGAGTCCTGAAGACCAGAACCATTGGCCTTCATCTCCTTGAGGGAGACCCACTTGGATCCTCTGTAGACAGGAGTAGTGGCTTCAGCCTTAGAATTCTGTATCATCTATCATCCTATCAGTCACTGCTGCACAatactggcacatagtaggcattcaataaatatgtgttgattgATTGAGCTTACTGTGGTGatcccttcccaggtggcgctggtagtaaagaacccgcctgccaaagcaggagacatgaggcgcaggtttcatccctgggtcgggaagatcccctagaggagggcatggcaacccactttagtattcttgcctggagaatcccatggacagaggagcctggtgggctacagtccatagggtcacaaagagtcagacacgactgaagtgacttagcacactgtGGTGATCAAGGGACTTGGGGGGCAGGGATGGGCTTTGAAAGTTTGAGTCAGTGAAGGAGATGGCTGGAAGAGCTCTGGGTGGGAGCTGACCCTTGATAGTCTTGGGGCTGATGCACCTTCTGTCTCCAGAGCTCAGCTCTCCCTGCATGGCCTCAACCCTCTGGGATGGCCCCTCAACTGCTGCAGCCTGTTCCTACTCTGTGTGGCTGCATTCCTAGCCATGGCCAACAGGTGGCAGTGCTGCCTGTGCCATGAGATGGAACTCAAGGATCCCACAGCAGGGCAGGTTTCATGCCCTCACTCTGGGTTAATGTCTTCTATTAGAGAGCATTTGGCCCCCGGGGGTGAAAGTAACCAGCCATCAAGGACCTACTGAGTCcaaggcagggagaggggagagtaGAGATCCGATAGGAGCCAGCCTGATGGGAACTGGGCGTTGTCCACTTCTCTTCTAAACCCTCAACCGTCACTGGAGCTGCTCTGCTCAGGCCACATATTTTCCTAGTCTTGGGCCCCAGGATCCTTGCTTTCAGAATATTTGGTGCCATCAAGCTGGGCCTGGAGCTGTGAAGGGCCTTCACGGGACTCCAACCAGGGTGATTTGTCATCTGGGTGCACAGGTGGACAGGAACTGGCAACTGGACCTGATTCTGTCGTATTCACTACGCATCCGAGAGGAGATGGGTGTGTCTAAGATTTGGGAGGCGGGGTCTGGTGTGTGTGAGAACATGTGAAGGAAAGGCATCTGGAGTCATGAAGATACTCTGGGGTGTTGAATTTTAGCAGAATCTTCTGTCAAAACAAGCTTTCTGTGGTGGCCAAGACCTCCTCTGCAGCTCTGAGCACCTGCCCAAGCACCCAGACAGTTGCTCACTCCCTAGTACTGGTCAGCCGTGAGTATCACCGCTTGACCAAGCTCCGTCTCAAGTGGTGGCTGCCCAGCCTGTTTCCTGATTTGAGGGTCCACCTTGGATAAAGGGGGTTCTTATTGCTCGTTTATCTGTGCAGTAGCTATAGCAGGTAGTGGTCACTAGAATGGAGAGCAGACGCCGCC
Coding sequences within:
- the TMEM53 gene encoding transmembrane protein 53 translates to MASAQLDYTIEIPDQPCRSQENSPDQGGKEAGTRLPLVILLGWGGCSDKNLAKYSAIYHKRGCIVIRYTAPWHMVFFSETLGIPSLRVLAQKLLELLFDYEVEKEPLLFHVFSNAGVMLYRYVLELLQTHQRFCHLRVVGTIFDSGPGDSNLLGALRALAVVLEHRPAALRLLLLVAFTLVAFLFHVLLAPLTALFHTHFYDRLLDAASRWPELYLYSRADEVVLARDVERMVEARLAHQVLVRSVDFVSSAHVSHLRDYPTYYTTLCINFMHSCVHCSGPCPPHLTSAPEINA